Proteins from a genomic interval of Nasonia vitripennis strain AsymCx chromosome 3, Nvit_psr_1.1, whole genome shotgun sequence:
- the LOC103317949 gene encoding uncharacterized protein LOC103317949, with protein MAGAPTQYSNVAIAFFDLETGGFYRDDDILQISMKCGSKVFNRYANPTKYISPGSSLVHGLTNDGSALYHRRVRVQSSPLQPILLELLHFLEEIVGSPCVLVAHNCNFDSSRLLIKIRHFNLLDQFRQVVVGFTDSLSLFKKRFPGRREKGSYKLTTLAKDFIGVSPKEAQEYAHDAMYDVKLLEKLVNNYIAYDDIVQSHKSFDSLVELMHRKEESIVYLQSLRPLAGVVSKPMLERMAYAHIDFDSLLNAYQTSERFAIDLLERRVDGRPQVIKTRRIIDAILNYLRSYDDNHIDGGAN; from the coding sequence ATGGCCGGAGCACCAACTCAGTACTCGAACGTAGCGATTGCCTTTTTCGACCTTGAAACTGGTGGCTTCTATAGGGACGACGATATCCTCCAGATATCGATGAAATGCGGAAGTAAAGTCTTCAACAGGTACGCAAATCCTACAAAATATATCAGTCCAGGCTCTTCTTTAGTTCACGGATTAACAAATGACGGAAGTGCCTTGTATCATCGCAGAGTAAGAGTTCAGTCATCACCTTTACAACCGATTTTATTAGAGTTGTTGCATTTTTTGGAAGAAATAGTAGGCTCTCCCTGTGTACTCGTAGCACACAATTGTAACTTCGACTCCTCGaggcttttaataaaaatcagacattttaatttactaGATCAATTTCGCCAAGTAGTCGTTGGATTCACTGACAGTTTGAGTCTGTTCAAAAAGCGATTCCCCGGTAGAAGAGAAAAAGGCTCCTATAAATTAACAACATTAGCCAAAGACTTTATTGGTGTATCGCCTAAAGAAGCGCAGGAATATGCTCACGATGCGATGTACGATGTGAAGTTGTTGGAAAAATtagttaataattatatagctTATGATGATATAGTTCAAAGCCATAAAAGCTTTGATTCGCTTGTAGAATTGATGCATAGAAAAGAAGAGAGTATAGTTTATTTGCAAAGCTTGAGGCCTCTCGCAGGAGTAGTTAGTAAACCTATGTTAGAAAGAATGGCATACGCTCATATTGATTTCGATTCGTTGTTGAATGCGTACCAAACGAGTGAAAGATTTGCTATTGATTTACTCGAACGAAGAGTGGACGGAAGACCTCAAGTTATAAAGACAAGAAGAATCATAGATGCTATTTTAAACTATTTGAGGTCGTATGATGATAATCATATTGACGGAGGCGCAAATTAG